The Candidatus Eisenbacteria bacterium genome contains the following window.
CCGCTTTCGGCCTCCATCCCCTTGTCTTTCAGGATCGCTATGACTTCGTTGGCCGCCTCCTCACCCGAGTCCACAAGCGTGACGTTCTTCCCCGCGGCCTCCTGGATGATGCCGCGAAGCACCGGATAATGGGTGCAACCCAAGACCAGCACGTCCACGGCAGCGCGCGTCAGCGCTTCCAGGTATTCATTTGCGACCAGCTTCGCAACGGGGTGAAGTATCCATCCCTCTTCCGCGAGCGGGACAAAAAGCGGGCATGCCACGGAATGGACCTTCACGGCGGGGTCCAGGGAGGCGATTGCTTTCTCGTACGCGCGACTTTCGACCGTCCCCACGGTTCCTATGACGCCGACGACCTTCTTCTTGCTAAGATGGACGGCGGCCCTTGCGCTGGAGTCTATCACTCCCACGATCGGCACGTCGAAAGCGCCTCTCAGCTCCTCGAGCGCCACCGCCGAAACGGTGTTGCACGCAACGACTACGAGTTTGACGCCTCGATTCAGGAGGAAT
Protein-coding sequences here:
- the murI gene encoding glutamate racemase; the encoded protein is MGSPIGIFDSGIGGLTVVKHLISRLRNESIVYFGDTARVPYGSKSVETVKRFAFENTRFLLNRGVKLVVVACNTVSAVALEELRGAFDVPIVGVIDSSARAAVHLSKKKVVGVIGTVGTVESRAYEKAIASLDPAVKVHSVACPLFVPLAEEGWILHPVAKLVANEYLEALTRAAVDVLVLGCTHYPVLRGIIQEAAGKNVTLVDSGEEAANEVIAILKDKGMEAESGGRVFRHFYVSDIPRKFKDVGERFLGQEIDGLTLVNQSDVPWYER